A window of the Emys orbicularis isolate rEmyOrb1 chromosome 1, rEmyOrb1.hap1, whole genome shotgun sequence genome harbors these coding sequences:
- the LOC135882682 gene encoding olfactory receptor 52N2-like, giving the protein MAAFNLTPSEPSPFILMGIPGLEVAHMWISIPFSTFYIISLFGNFMLLFIVGKEQSLHKPMYLLLCMLALTDIGMSTSVMPKALCILWFNLKGITLGGCLTQMFFIHAVSVMQSAVLVTMAFDRYIAICNPLRYATILTNARIAKLGLVGLTRAVLFILPMPLLVSRLPFCANRIIPHTYCEHMAVAKMSCGDFTVNRMYGLVVAFVVIGLDLTLIALSYSLIIRAVLRISSKKAHQKALNTCTSHICVMLMSYTACLFTYLTQRFGQGIAPHVHVTFANFYLLVPPMLNPIIYGVKTKELRDKVDKYTCRR; this is encoded by the coding sequence ATGGCAGCTTTCAACCTCACCCCCTCTGAACCTTCACCATTTATCCTAATGGGCATCCCAGGCCTGGAAGTAGCCCATATGtggatttccatccctttctctacATTCTACATTATCAGCTTGTTTGGAAATTTCATGCTTCTGTTTATTGTAGGCAAAGAGCAGAGCCTGCACAAGCCGATGTacctgctgctctgcatgctggcgCTCACAGACATCGGCATGTCTACCTCCGTTATGCCAAAGGCACTGTGTATATTATGGTTCAATTTGAAAGGCATTACTTTgggtggctgcctcacccagatgttcttcATTCATGCAGTTTCAGTTATGCAGTCAGCTGTCCTCGTGACAATGGCCTTTGATCGTTACATTGCCATATGTAACCCTCTGAGATACGCCACCATCCTCACCAATGCACGAATAGCTAAACTAGGGCTTGTGGGTTTGACAAGAGCTGTTCTCTTTATTCTGCCAATGCCCCTACTCGTGAGCAGGCTGCCATTCTGTGCCAACCGCATTATCCCCCACACGTATTGCGAGCATATGGCTGTGGCGAAGATGTCATGTGGGGACTTCACAGTCAACAGGATGTATGGCTTGGTGGTAGCATTTGTGGTCATTGGGTTGGACCTGACGCTCATTGCCCTGTCCTACAGTCTGATCATCAGGGCTGTCCTCAGAATTTCCTCCAAGAAAGCCCACCAGAAAGCCCTTAACACCTGCACATCCCACATCTGTGTGATGCTGATGTCTTATACTGCCTGCCTCTTCACCTACCTGACACAGAGGTTTGGTCAGGGAATTGCTCCCCATGTGCATGTCACCTTCGCTAACTTCTATCTACTTGTCCCCCCCATGCTCAACCCTATCATTTATGGAGTCAAAACCAAAGAGCTTCGTGATAAAGTGGACAAATACACCTGCAGAAGGTAA
- the LOC135884002 gene encoding olfactory receptor 52E4-like — MAAFNLTSSDPSTFILMGIPGLKAAHIWISIPFSMFYIISLFGNFMVLFVVGKEQTLHKPMYLLLCMLALTDIGMSTSVIPKALYIFWFNLKGITLGGCLTQMFFLHMVTVMQSAILVTMAFDRYVAICNPLRYATILTNARIAKLALVGLMRAVLFVLPLPLLLSRQPFCANRIIPHTYCEHMAVAKMSCGDITVNRMYGLVTAFVVIVLDLMLIALSYALIIRDVLRISSKEAHQKALNTCTAHICVMLMSYTLCLFSYLTQRFGQGIASHVHVTLSNFYLLVPPMLNPIIYGVKSKELREKVGKYTCRR; from the coding sequence ATGGCAGCTTTCAACCTCACCTCCTCTGATCCTTCAACATTCATCCTAATGGGCATCCCTGGCCTCAAAGCTGCTCACAtctggatttccatccctttctctatGTTCTACATTATTAGCCTGTTTGGAAATTTTATGGTTCTGTTTGTTGTAGGCAAAGAGCAGACCCTGCACAAGCCAATGTACcttctgctctgcatgctggcgCTCACAGATATCGGCATGTCTACCTCTGTCATTCCAAAGGCACTGTatatattttggtttaatttgaaAGGTATTACTCTgggtggctgcctcacccagatgttcttcCTTCACATGGTTACTGTAATGCAGTCAGCCATCCTTGTGACAATGGCCTTTGATCGCTATGTTGCCATATGCAACCCTCTGAGATACGCCACCATCCTCACCAATGCACGAATAGCAAAGCTAGCGCTTGTGGGTTTGATGAGAGCTGTTCTCTTtgttctgcccctgcccctgctcctcagcAGGCAGCCATTCTGTGCCAACCGCATTATCCCCCATACGTACTGCGAGCACATGGCTGTGGCAAAGATGTCATGTGGGGATATCACAGTTAACAGGATGTACGGCTTGGTGACAGCATTTGTTGTCATCGTGTTAGACCTGATGCTCATTGCCCTGTCCTATGCTCTGATCATCAGGGATGTCCTCAGAATCTCCTCCAAGGAAGCCCACCAGAAGGCCCTCaacacctgcacagcccacaTCTGTGTGATGCTGATGTCTTATACTCTCTGCCTCTTCTCCTACCTGACACAGAGGTTTGGTCAAGGAATCGCTTCCCACGTACATGTCACCTTGTCTAACTTCTATCTCCTTGTCCCCCCCATGCTCAACCCTATCATTTATGGTGTCAAATCCAAAGAGCTTCGTGAGAAAGTGGGTAAATACACCTGCAGAAGGTGA
- the LOC135873511 gene encoding olfactory receptor 52E4-like — MAAFNLTSSDPSTFILMGIPGLKAAHIWISIPFSMFYIISLLGNFMVLFVVGKERTLHKPMYLLLCMLALTDIGMSTSVIPKALYIFWFNLKGITLGGCLTQMFFLYMVTVMQSAILVTMAFDRYVAICNPLRYATILTNSRIAKLALVGLIRAVLFVLPLPLLLSSLPFCANRIIPHTYCEHMAVAKMSCGDITVNRIYGLVTTFVVIVLDLMLIALSYALIIRDVLRISSKEAHQKALNTCTAHICVMLMSYTACLFSCLTQRFGQGIASHVYVTLSNFYLLVPPMLNPIIYGVKTKELRDKMGKYTCRSLSPGATDFKAV, encoded by the coding sequence ATGGCAGCTTTCAACCTCACCTCCTCTGATCCTTCAACATTCATCCTAATGGGCATCCCTGGCCTCAAAGCTGCTCACAtctggatttccatccctttctctatGTTCTACATTATCAGCCTGTTGGGAAATTTCATGGTTCTGTTTGTTGTAGGCAAAGAACGGACCCTGCACAAGCCAATGTACcttctgctctgcatgctggcgCTCACAGATATCGGCATGTCTACCTCTGTCATTCCAAAGGCACTGTatatattttggtttaatttgaaAGGCATTACTCTgggtggctgcctcacccagatgttcttcCTTTACATGGTTACTGTAATGCAGTCAGCCATCCTTGTGACAATGGCCTTTGATCGCTATGTTGCCATATGCAACCCTCTGAGATACGCCACCATCCTCACCAATTCACGAATAGCTAAGCTAGCGCTTGTGGGTTTGATAAGAGCTGTTCTCTTtgttctgcccctgcccctgctcctcagcAGTCTACCATTCTGTGCCAACCGCATTATCCCCCATACGTACTGCGAGCACATGGCTGTGGCAAAGATGTCATGTGGGGACATCACAGTTAACAGGATATATGGCTTGGTGACAACATTTGTTGTCATTGTGTTAGACCTGATGCTCATTGCCCTGTCCTATGCTCTGATCATCAGGGATGTCCTCAGAATCTCCTCCAAGGAAGCCCACCAGAAGGCCCTCaacacctgcacagcccacaTCTGTGTGATGCTGATGTCTTATACTGCCTGCCTCTTCTCCTGCCTGACACAAAGGTTTGGTCAAGGAATTGCTTCCCATGTATACGTCACCTTGTCTAACTTCTATCTCCTTGTCCCCCCCATGCTCAACCCTATCATTTATGGGGTCAAAACCAAAGAGCTTCGTGACAAAATGGGCAAATACACCTGCAGAAGTTTATCACCGGGGGCCACTGATTTTAAAGCTGTGTGA